From one Candidatus Binataceae bacterium genomic stretch:
- a CDS encoding tetratricopeptide repeat protein, whose translation MSGPNVACASSTGTDNQVCDPQADYYLGMEDYPAAIRRHLVVIREHPDNALAHYHLGFAYGVTGQHRPELREYRRAVDLGLDDWQVFLNLGLAYLEEGQLQGATQVLRLAALLGPYQPETHFNLGLTYERRGMLTEAEREMLFSLRLNPQEVDARNTLGLIYAEEGRFPLAREEWSDLLSADPAYTPARENLAILKRAELAGAKGASDRVADFARGR comes from the coding sequence ATGTCGGGGCCGAATGTAGCCTGCGCTTCGAGCACCGGGACCGATAACCAGGTTTGCGACCCGCAGGCCGATTATTACCTCGGGATGGAGGACTACCCAGCGGCTATTCGCCGCCACCTCGTCGTCATCCGCGAACATCCCGACAACGCACTTGCCCACTACCATCTCGGCTTCGCCTACGGCGTCACCGGACAGCATCGGCCCGAACTGCGCGAATACCGGCGCGCGGTGGACTTGGGACTCGATGACTGGCAGGTGTTTCTTAATCTGGGGCTGGCCTACCTCGAAGAGGGCCAACTGCAGGGTGCAACCCAGGTGCTGCGCCTTGCGGCTCTGCTCGGACCCTATCAGCCTGAAACCCACTTCAACCTTGGACTGACTTACGAGCGGCGCGGGATGCTCACCGAGGCGGAACGCGAGATGCTGTTTTCGCTGAGGCTCAACCCGCAGGAGGTCGACGCGCGCAACACGCTCGGCCTTATCTACGCCGAAGAAGGGCGGTTCCCCCTTGCGCGCGAGGAGTGGTCGGACCTGCTGAGTGCCGACCCGGCCTACACGCCCGCGCGCGAGAACCTGGCGATACTCAAACGCGCGGAACTCGCGGGCGCCAAAGGCGCCTCGGACCGCGTGGCTGATTTCGCGCGCGGCCGCTGA